Genomic window (Ignavibacteria bacterium):
ATGCCATTGATTCCAGGGCAGACAGGCCAAAACTTTCGGATTGACTTGGCATTATGAATAGATCACTGGCATTCAAGATATCAACTACTGCTTCTTGTTTACCGAGAAAATGAACATCCTGTTTTAAGTTTTTTTCCCGCACTATTCTTTCACACTCAGAGCGATCCGGACCATCACCGGCAAGAATAAGTTTTGAGTGGATTTTCTCTCTAACTTTTTCAAAGATGCTAATTACATCCGGGACTCGTTTTACAGGTCTAAAATTTGAAATATGAACTAAAACCTTTTCTCCATTCGGTGCAAAGTGAGACTTGAACGCACAATTCTCAATTTTCTTGTAAATAGAAGTGTCAACAAAGTTTGGTATTACGTCAATCTCTTTTTTGATTTTGTAGTTTGTTAATGTTTTATCTTTTAAGAAATTCGATACCGCAGTTACACCATCGCTTCTCTCGATGCTGTGTTTAACCAAAGGAAGAAATGAAGGTTCGAGTCCTACCAAAGTGATATCAGTTCCATGTAATGTTGTAGTGAATTTCAGTGTATTGCCGTTTTCATTTACTATCTGTTGAGCAAGCATTGCACTAATTGAATGCGGAATTGCATAATGCACATGAAGAATGTCAATTTTATCATACTTGCAGACTTCCACCATTTTACTTGTCAAAGCTAAATCATAAAGTGGGAATTCAAAAAGAGGATAGTTGCTTATTTCTACTTCATGATAAAAAATATTCTCTTTTAATTGGGTCAGCCGCATCGGGATTCCATAAGAAATAAAATGAACTTCATGCCCGCGATCTGCCAAAGCTTTTCCCAGTTCAGTTGCAACAACGCCGCTTCCGCCGTATGTTGGATAACAAGTAATTCCTATTTTCACTTCTGCTCTCTTCTTTTTTCTTCAAACCATTCTTTTAAAAGATTCATTTGAAGCAAGTCGTGATATTCATTATCAATTTTTATTTCATTTTGCATTAAACCTTCCACCCGAAAGCCAAGCATTTCGTTAATTCTTATGTTTTTGATGTTCGTATTTAAAGTCGTTACATAAATCTTATCCAAGCCCAGGGAATAAAGACCATACTCGATCCAAATTTTAGAAGCTTCATTACCAAATCCTTTCCCCCGCTGATCTGGAGCACCGATCATTTTTCTAAGCTCAGCTTTTTTTTGTGTCTCATCAATATTGAGATAAGCGATTAATCCTACAGGTGTTTTATCAATCAAGGTGATAATGCCGAACGAATTGAACTCTACTTCAAAAAGTTCTTCGATTGAATCAGTTCTTCCAGAAATTCGGGAAAGTAAAAAACTCCGTCCTTGTTCATCTTCAAGCCATTGTTTGACAATAGGAATATCTTTTTTCAACATTTCACGAATTATTAATCTCTCGGTTTTCAGAGGAAGTTTCAGCTTCGCAGAATTATCATAAGCGATGTTTTTATTTTCTTGCTTTTTCCCAGCTGGTGAGGATTTCATTGCTTCATCAAGCAGAACATTTGTGAACTTCAAATAATCGTTCAATGAAAATCCGTACTTCTTTGCCTGTTTAAGAAAGGAGGATGCAATCGCTTTAATTGTTTCGTCTGTTATCTTAGGCATTAATTATATTAAAATAGATTAAAATCATTTCTATATTCAAAATAGAAATAAGACTCTGAAAGTTCAATTATTACGAATTTGAAAAAGTGATTATCTTTCTAATTATTTAAGCTACCGTGTATTAAATTACTTGAACTTATTATGACATTGTTTTTGATATTTTTTTTAATTAGGCTTTATTAAAAATAAGGAGTAAGAATCATGTCTAATTTTATTCCAGATTGTAATTGGACTTTCAATCATGGTCCGCAAAAAGATTACGACTTCCGTTCCGATTGGGGAACCTTGACTATCCAAAGAGATAATTTAAGATATGTTAGAGTTACGCTTAACTTTTGTAATTACTTAGATGGATGGACCTCAATATCAAAAACTTACACCCCAGAAACATCTCCCACTTCTGAACCTTTCACAATTAGTCCCAGTATCTATCATGGCTGGTGTAAAAAACCTCCTGATTGTGATTATGAAAATTATTTAAATGTTAGATATAGATTTAATACATCATTTTTTATTCAATATGGTAGTAATGAACTCATTGATGAAGAGTACACTTATAATTCCGATGAAGTATCAACCAATCTTAGGATTTGTAAGCATGATCCATTTTTTAGAGAAGACATAAATCCAGGTTGTATCGACTATTTACCCGAATGTGAACCTTAATCTTAAAAAAATGCGCAGTTATTTTAATATGAAAATAATTATACAATGATTTTTCTTTGTATTGCAGCTTACTTAAATACTTTACAAGCACAGCCTTATAATAAATGGAAAATTTTTAATAGAGACAATTCACCTCTCCCTTCAAATAAGATTAGTGCAATTGCAGAAGATAAAAATGGTACTTATTGGATCGGATGTGCATCTGAGTTTTTAAGAGATACAACTTATCAAGGTGGAATTATTAAATTCGATGGAAGTAGTTGGCTGATTTTCGATAGCTCAAATTCTCCATTAAAACGAAAAGGCATTTCCGATATTGCAGTTGATAAAAATAATAAAATAGTTATTTCAACTTATGATGCTGTCTTCTTATTCGACGGTCTGCAGTGGAAGAAATATTCATCCGATAATTCACCTCTGCCTTCAAATCCTTCACAGGGAGTAATAACAATTACCATTGATCATCAAAACAACTATTGGTTTGGGATTTATAATTATGGTATTATTAGATTAGCAGATACATCTTGGACTTTCTATAATGATTTTAGTGCATTCGACGGCATAGGTGATTTTGATTTTATTAAATTTGATTCTCTTCATAATTTATGGGTAGGGACGAGTCTTTTTGGATTATGGTGCTATAACGGAATGTCCTGGAAAAAAATTATGCCGGGTTATATACCAGGAATAATATCAAACGGATATACTTCACTAATGGTGGACCGAAATCTTCAAGTCTGGCTGACTTATAACAATTTCAATAGGTGGGGTGTGATAGCAACTCTCGTTGACACAACCTGGCAGGAGTATGATAGTCTGAATTTTGGTTTTAGACCGCTTTTGTCTTTTGATACCGCTGTTGCCGATTCTTTAAATAGAAAATTTTTCGGCTCCGATATTGGCTTAATTATGTACAATGATACAACCTGGACTATCTTCAACTCATCAAACTCTCCAATACCAGCAGGGAGTTTTACAAGAGGAATTAATGATTCAAAAAATAATAAGATCTACGGTATTTCTAATTTTTCTCCATCATTTCGAGCTGATCATGGACTAATTTTTTATAATGAAAATGGTGTAGTGCTGAGTTCAATAGAAGAACCTAATTCAAACCCGCCAAGTGAATTCAAGCTGTTCCAAAATTATCCAAACCCTTTCAACTCACGAACAATAATCAGTTATCAGTTAGCGACGGCCAGTCCGGTAACTTTAAAAGTTTTTGATTTACTCGGAAGAGAAATAGCAATACTTGTCAATGAACCAAAATCCGCCGGTCGATATGAAATTGAATTCGGTGCGGATAAATATGGCTTATCCTCTGGTACATATTTTTACCAAATCACATCCGGTTTATTTTCTTCAACGAAGAAATTCATTCTACTAAAATAAATTCGTTTTGCTGAAATTATCAAATAGCGAGATGGGCTGGATTATCTACGAGGTAGTCTCCATATTCACAATCTAATTCTATCTGATTTTTTAAGTTACTTTTTCATCAACAGGTAGTCGAAATAAAGATATGCCTGTTTCTCAAGCACACTATTTTGTTTTAACCTCTCATTCAAATTTGTGAAATCAACAAAGTCCAAAGGTTGATCTTGGTTGAAACAAGAAAACACGATTGTTTCTTTTCCGGTTTCTGGATCAACGTGTTTCTGAAGACATTGAGCGCAAATTTCTTTCATCATGCATTGCATCATAGAATTGATGCTGCCTATAGCAAGATGGTTCGGATCCAAATATGGAGCGAGTTCATTGTAACGTGCAACCTTTACTGCCGCCATCATTCTATCACTGCCAATAGCAATTATTCTATCTATCTTATCCAGCTTCATTATTTCACTGCCGATCTCACCCTTCGCATACGCAGTGATTGCCTGAACAATATTCCCGACAAAATTCAAATCCCGCTTCCGTCTCGGTTTTATTGCGGGTTCTACATCAGTTGCCCAAACGACTTGATCGACAGATTGTTCAATCTCTTCCATTTTGTAGACATCTTCAGGTTTTTTGTAACCTGCGAAGTAGATGATCTTATTGTTTTTTTCTTTCATTGCTTTAGCAATTGAAAACAGAACGGCATTTCCCAATCCGCCTCCGATCAATAAAACATTTTCATTTTCCGGAATATGAGTCGGTGAGCCGGTTGGTCCCATCACAATAACTTTTTCACCAGATTTTAATGTGCTCAGAAGCTTTGAGCTCACTCCAAGCTCAAGTGCGATCATACTGAGCAATCCTTTTTCGACATCAACCCATGCGCCAGTTAATGCAATTCCTTCCATCATTAGTGTAGTGCCTTCGATTACACGACTTGCGGTTTCGTAATTTTGCATACGGTAGAATTGTCCAGGTTGAAACTTCTTTGCTTGCATTGGAGCTTTAACAATTATTTCGGTGATGTTCGGAGTCAATCGTACAACTTCTTTAACCTCTGCAATCAGATCATCATCTAATTTTTTTATCAAATTTCTAAATTCAGATTCGTACTTC
Coding sequences:
- the bshA gene encoding N-acetyl-alpha-D-glucosaminyl L-malate synthase BshA, yielding MKIGITCYPTYGGSGVVATELGKALADRGHEVHFISYGIPMRLTQLKENIFYHEVEISNYPLFEFPLYDLALTSKMVEVCKYDKIDILHVHYAIPHSISAMLAQQIVNENGNTLKFTTTLHGTDITLVGLEPSFLPLVKHSIERSDGVTAVSNFLKDKTLTNYKIKKEIDVIPNFVDTSIYKKIENCAFKSHFAPNGEKVLVHISNFRPVKRVPDVISIFEKVREKIHSKLILAGDGPDRSECERIVREKNLKQDVHFLGKQEAVVDILNASDLFIMPSQSESFGLSALESMACGLPTISSSVGGLPELVVHAETGFIAEIGDIDRMAKYAIDLLTNENKYKLFSENARMRAEKCFNKDKIVKQYEAHYKKVLS
- a CDS encoding GNAT family N-acetyltransferase; translated protein: MPKITDETIKAIASSFLKQAKKYGFSLNDYLKFTNVLLDEAMKSSPAGKKQENKNIAYDNSAKLKLPLKTERLIIREMLKKDIPIVKQWLEDEQGRSFLLSRISGRTDSIEELFEVEFNSFGIITLIDKTPVGLIAYLNIDETQKKAELRKMIGAPDQRGKGFGNEASKIWIEYGLYSLGLDKIYVTTLNTNIKNIRINEMLGFRVEGLMQNEIKIDNEYHDLLQMNLLKEWFEEKRREQK
- a CDS encoding T9SS type A sorting domain-containing protein, translating into MIFLCIAAYLNTLQAQPYNKWKIFNRDNSPLPSNKISAIAEDKNGTYWIGCASEFLRDTTYQGGIIKFDGSSWLIFDSSNSPLKRKGISDIAVDKNNKIVISTYDAVFLFDGLQWKKYSSDNSPLPSNPSQGVITITIDHQNNYWFGIYNYGIIRLADTSWTFYNDFSAFDGIGDFDFIKFDSLHNLWVGTSLFGLWCYNGMSWKKIMPGYIPGIISNGYTSLMVDRNLQVWLTYNNFNRWGVIATLVDTTWQEYDSLNFGFRPLLSFDTAVADSLNRKFFGSDIGLIMYNDTTWTIFNSSNSPIPAGSFTRGINDSKNNKIYGISNFSPSFRADHGLIFYNENGVVLSSIEEPNSNPPSEFKLFQNYPNPFNSRTIISYQLATASPVTLKVFDLLGREIAILVNEPKSAGRYEIEFGADKYGLSSGTYFYQITSGLFSSTKKFILLK